From the Penaeus vannamei isolate JL-2024 chromosome 20, ASM4276789v1, whole genome shotgun sequence genome, the window aTTCACAGGTAATGAATTTTATTCCCAGTTTAGTTTTCTGCAGTTCTACTTAACTCCAGGACCACTAATGCCACTCGAGAAGCCTATGTCAGAATGTTAGATGGACGAATGGCAACCACTGCAGACCCACCAATTTCCTTGAGAAATATGACAAAGAGAGTAATTTAAGAGAATTCTAAGAGTATCTTCTCTATTTGTAGTGgttatgtatgtaaaaatgttttCATATCTTTTAAGTGTGTATCAGCGTAAATTGAATAAATTTAAATagattatatttgtttttcttgtgtttcctTCTTTAGATAtcatggagaaaaaggagataaaagacaatatgtaaaaaaatgggaaataagTATACTCCCATGAGTCTGCCTTtgggaacctttttttttttttttttttttttttttgtgctggcAGAACTCCAGAAACTAATATTTAACTACATATAATTCACCATTCAAACTGTAGTCCTTTTAAGACATTAAAGTATTTACTCCTTTGTTCCTAAACCAAAAACCTGAATCTATTTCAATGAATGTAGACAATTGCTGGTCAAATTTAAGAATATAAATAGGTTAAAAAGCAAAAATGGGTTAGAAAGGTTAGAACTCATTTTTGTAGCATTTTCTTCTACTCATCAGTGAAGAGAAATATTTCAGTGTTTGAATcatcagttatttatttattcatcgctGAACAGAgaatcataaacaaaaacaagtacttCCTGTACTTGGCATTGTTTCAACTATGCTGTGGAAGATATTTGTACCCTTCTGGCCTTAGAAAAAGCTACCAAATGTATTTAAGTAAACGGGTAAGGAGGCTCTTCAGATGAAGATAttaacacacaaagaaaatggatgtgaaataacaaaaaatgtagAGATTTGAAAGCAGTGTTGATGTAGTCCCTCACAGTCTAATCAATCCTAAAACGAaatgagaatacacacacacacacacacacacacacacacacacacacacacacacacacacacacacacacacacacacacacacacacacacacatatttatatacaaatgtatatatatatatatatatatatataggtgtgtgtgtgtctgtgcatgtatgcatatatgtatatgtaaatatattatacatatctatagacagatagatcagtaaataagtaaacaaattagcatatacatatacatatacacatatgtaaatacacatatacatatatgtatatatacatatacatgtatgtatatatatatatatatatatatatatatatatatatatatatatatatatatatatatatatatatatagagagagagagagagagagagagagagagagagagagagagagagagagagagagagagagagagagagatatgtgtgtattatatatatatatatatatatatatatatatgtgtgtgtgtgtgtgtgtgtgtgtgtgtgtgtgtgtgtgtgtgtgtgtgtgtgtgtgtgtgtgtgtgtgtgtgtgtgtgtgtgtgtgtgtgtgtgtgtgtgtgtgtgtgtgtgtgtgtgtgtgtgtgtgtgtgtgtgtgtgtgtgtgtgtgtgtgtgtgtgtgtgtgtgtgtgtgtgtgtaatatatatatatatatataatatatgatatatatatatatgtatacatatgtatgtgtgtgtgtgtgtgtgtatgcatgtatatatgtatatgtatacacgcgcgcgcacacgtatgGAATTAATGTCGAACAGATTGCAAAAGGAACAGCGAAGAGAAGAACaataaaacacaagaatatgACGAAGGTCTTTACACTATACTGCTTTTTCATGGCATGCAAGGTAAGGGATACATAgaggtttatgtaaatatatgttgcGTGGTTACATGACGAGGGGCAATGGGGCCGTTTTAGGGGTAACGAGGCTATTTCTAAAAGTAATAGCACTGCggagtaaattgataaatatcaATAACACATATAGATAGTGCATAGATAAATGAACTTCTGTATCATTTGTAAGTAGAATATTTAACGTTGATGCAGAGGTGatagaggacacacacacacacacacgcacacgcacacgcacacgcacacgcacacgcacacgcacacgcacacgcacacgcacacacacacacacacacacacacacacacacacacacacacacacacacacacacacacacacatgcacacacacacacacacacacacacacacacacacacacacacacacacacacacacacacacacacacacacacacacacacacacacacacacatatatatatatatatatatatatatatatatatatatatatatatatatatatataaaatctatgtatgtatgtatgtatgtatgtatgtatctctatatatatatagatacacacacacacacacacacacacacacacacacacacacacacacacacatacacccacacacacatacacacacatatgtatatatatatatatatatatatatatatatatatatatatatatatatatatatatatatattttacaaatacatacacacacacacacacacacacacacacatacatagatacacacacacacacacacacacacacacacacacatatatatatatatatatatatatatatatatatatatatatatatgtgtgtgtgtgtgtgtgtgtgtgtgtgtgtgtgtgtgtgtgtgtgtgtgtgtgtgtgtgtgtgtgtgtgtgtgtgtgtgggtttgtttgtgtgtgtgtatgtatacatatatgtatatatatgtatatgtatgtatagatagatagatattattatatgtatgtatgtgtgtatgtatatatgcatgtagatgtatacatgcacatatgcacgtacataaatatgaatatatatattatatatatgcatatatatgtatatatacatgtatatatatatatatgtatatgtatatatatatatatatatatatatatatatatatatatatatatatatatatatatatatatatatatatatatatatatatatatatatatatatatatatatatatgtatgtatgtatgtatatacgtatatatacacacacatacacatatatgtatatatttgtaagtatacgAAATCATACTAGTATACATTAACAATGTTTTATTCTACATTGATGTATGACACCAAAATATTCAGGAAAATCACTTAACTCATGTCGGTTCTTGTAAATGAATCCGGAATATGCTAGTGACAAACCATCGACTTTGCAAAAAGATCTTGAGATATCTTAAATATATTAATACTGTTGTTTTGAATATCtaagttttagtagtagtagtaaaatgtaGCTGAATAAATCTGAACTTCCCCTATTTTCCTCAAAAAGTCTCTGTTGTAGTTCAGAAATTTTAATGGCAAATATTCCCAAGGTGGATAACATTCAGAACAAGGAAATTTTATAGTGAAAACCGTTAGAGGAATTATATAGAGATACtcagatgataatgaaatatccaTACAAACCAAATCTAACATAAAATGATTAAATGAATCCGAGCAGAGTTACAAGAACGCTATAACAAGTCGACGGTTCGCGTGTTTGTTGACAGTCAGTCCCGGCGGCGTCGTGACATAGAGGAGACATTTGTGTGGAAAAGGCTTCTGTGGCATTTAATACATCATGAGTTCCATCGGTACTGGGGTGAGTTGTGGGTATGAATGTCagagtaatgctgataatagttgGGTCGTGTGTTTGTCGTGTtggagcgagagaaaaggggttGGTTTTGATTCACTTTGTCATGTTCGTATGAGAACTTTTTGAAAATTGTAGGAAATTGTCATTGCTGAATATTTATGTTGAGGAAATGAATGGCTTAAACTTTCTGCAGGATTTTTAAAAACGTTTTGTTTAAAGATGAATGGCAGACGAAAATGAAAACCCTCGAGTGTCTGAATAAGTTCTCTAAAATCTCAATCACTGAGATGGATGGTCGCAGTTCAAGAGAATATTTGTAATCGAGGTAGTTATTTACAAAGTGACTGCACCGCGTCTGAAACAAGGCCCTCATTACACTAATAAGCAAGCTTGCAAGACACTCCAAAGATTACAGAAATGAAACCTTTTCCCTTAGCCCCCCCACAGTTGCATTGTTTCTCTAGGCAGAGGCTCTGCTTGTAATGCCACCTGCTCTTCATATTTTCCGTATCTGAAATAGAGGAATGAATTAGAATTATACTATTTTCAAGTGACAATGTTTGATCATTAATCTCTTAAATGCTCAAAGACAGTTTATGCAGGGTTACCATACAGTTAAGGCTTTATTGGGATCACATATAGTTATAAACAATATAGTTACAGCAGCAACAGTCTCATATTTACAATTAAATGATGAAAAGAGCCATTACATATTACTGCTCAGAGACTAAATAGCTCTTCTTGTGTACATTCAAGGATAAATATTACTGACCCATAACTCATTACTACAATATGCCAATTAGTTCACGTGTTACTATGTgcttgtcaaaatgatattttgCGAAGTATCTGCTGTTCCACGTGTATATTTTTTAcatcttttattaatgttgttatatttCCATTACATGTTTTAAGATTTATTAACACAATTCTTTACAATCTTTTGTGCATGCATGTTTTTGCCAGTGTGATATTTGAAGGCTTGTGAAACCATTCTGTGACAGAATGCTGGTGAGAAAGGTTTCGTTTTTAGTGGTGTTGATTCCAGGTCATTTTAAGATCATATAGTGGCactgaagaaaaaatagacattaaTAACCATCCCAGTTGGATACTTGAACCCATCAAGTGCCCTAAATGCTGAAAAAAATTATTAGAAACCAAGCAttccagagagagaaaagcaaagaaaagtttGTTATTTcaagatataaaggtatttggttcaTTCTTTACATTATAGACGCACCTCTATCATACAGTACATatggaggtgaagagaatgttgcTTTGGGGGTGTTGGGAGGCGTAGCCCCCCCATCAGccctccccttgggcagtgccAGAAGAGCACGCATagtcatggcaacttagattGTTGATTAAAGTTTGAAATATGGatttaggttggtttattggtcagtaCATATTGTATGATTACCACTGGGGGTTTGGTTTCTGTGAATTCCCATAATTTTACTGAAAGATGggttggtaattctttacagtatggaagcactcgccagagacaaagtccccaactccacatcaaatttttttttttcatcaatctAAGTTGCTATGACTAGCCGTGCACGAAGGGCACGCCTTAAACAATCTCCATGGAATATTGACTGCCAATAATACCCTTAATAATaccctcacacagccagagttcttaagGTAGCTTTATCAATAAATTGCCCTAAAGGGCTAAAAAAGAGGGGGTACAGGGGGGTTGCCACTCCTTtctaaggaataaagagaaggtagggaaggttaggtttggatttttTTGGTTCTCGTGATACCTTAGTTGTGGGACTGTCTCTGGAGGGTGCATTGCTCTTGGTAACagatacatacttatttatatttcaaCTAGGCCtacttaaaagaaaatgaaatggattTATGAAATAGACATTGAGTGAGAATAGAATAGGTTATGATTTTTACCCCTCCTTCTTCGCCCTAAAAATGAGGCTTCATGccatgttttttccttcttcaccctctctttccttccttttgtgctttttctctttccttttcccttttcttatactTATTGAGATTTATTAATTAATTGACTGATTTATgtatattgaaagaaagaagtgaattattaaactattttttctttttttttcagtatgaTCTTTCAGCCTCACAATTTTCGCCTGACGGCCGAGTGTTCCAAGTAGAATATGCTCAAAAAGCAGTTGAGAACAGTGGGTGAGTGAggaataatttcctttttttatttgtttatttacttatttttctttattcacttgtgatttttgtattttttttggtcTATATGAGTTCATATGTTGAGAGCTTAATAGGTTTTTAGGTAAAGGATAGAGGTatggataggcagataaatagattgatgaatCAGTgcttatgcatattcatatatatatatattgcatgtttaTATGTTGTGGAAGATTTATATTAGTTTCAGTTTTATCAATTAAAGTTATACTGATCGTTGATTCTAACTGTTCCTGATATTTTCACCTCTAGAACTGCTGTTGGCTTACGCTGCAAAGATGGTGTTGTGTTTGCTGTAGAGAAGATTATTACCTCAAAACTGTATGAGCCTGGGGCAAATAAGCGTATCTTCACTGTGGACACACATGCAGGCATTGTAagaatttttcttgttttgttttagaaGCTGTTTGTGAACCATATTTGGATGTATAGTGAATATTagatcattatataatatatatatatatatatatatatatatattattattattattttttttattattattattattattattattgatatctgttGCACCAGACAATGTAAATGTTCTACTACATCTTCTACCACATCTCTTACATCCTCTGCTTCTTGAACATGTATCTCCTCCTCACAGGAGAATGTTTGTTTCTCAGGCCTCCCTACCCAATTCTCCTCCAGAAAATCTTGAAGACATCTAAAAACACCTAGACATGACCCAATAGAATGTTCTGTTCCCTCATCAACtctccaatccctctgttcctattccctctacattcaaagtatttgccaatatccatcctcctcctcatgttcccCCTACCACTCTTCCTCCAATCTttcccaacacaccccatcctctcctccatggGCACCATTCCCTCTTTGTTCCCCATTATCCTCTCTTGTTTCACCTGGATGCTCATGTCAATCCCTTCTGTCGCAACAGTGTACTTCTCCGGATCCCTCCCCTCCTGAAATTCTTCCcaatacttcaccaccttccacagtcccctcatctttttcctcctcttctgctacctctccaacagccatctctacctGTATTACCCATTGATTGTTTCATAATAGCTCTTCTGCCAGTTTTCCTTATACAATATTCCCCAGCCACAAATTACCCTTCATTTCATCCAATCGCCGTATGGCACTAACCCTTTCCTTTACTGATCTCCGAATTACTTTATTTGCACCTCCTCTATaccctttattttttatcatactatcctataacactataacctttgacatttaacacacTTCATCCTAGctcctttttaccctttttgcgacaatactttaccatagttcTGTATGATCTTCAATatttagcacatttatttgtttcaactattaaccatttaattaatttaatttatttgtttcaactatTAACCATGTAATTCCATAGATTTGTTGACAAGTTATTCCATCCATCAGTATCATCACataatctctttatttttccatcAGGCTTGCGCTGGATTATTAGCTGATGCTCGTGCTATTGTTGATGTAGCCAGAATTGAAGCTTCTAATTACCGTGCCGAGTATGGAATGCCCATCCCTTGCATGGTGAGTGTGTTTAACTGCCAGAATTTGTTTGCAAGACAGATGGAAATAATAGAAATTTGATTTGGCAGGAGAGAGGATATGATGAAAGTAGCAAATGATAAGAGAATCTGGAAACTTGTTGGgtgaatttattttattcattgtcTGAATTTGTTGATTAAAAAATTTCCTTCAGTGTCATGTCCCACTTGGGTATGGGTAATTTGGTCTTATGTAAATATACTGTAAGGTTAAGTAAATTTGTTTCAAAAGGAGACCTTGAATTAACAGTCAAATAACCTGTGTGAAAGATTAACTCTTGATATACATGAACCTTTCTCTCCATATAAATAAATTCTTAAGGGATTAGATCATTGCAACTGTTTAACTGAACGCTTAATATTACAGCTGTTGGCAGAACGAGTTAGCACCTACCTTCATGCTTATACCCTCTACTCTGCTGTACGACCATATGGCTGCTCTGTAATGATTGGTGCCTTTGATAAGGATGGACCACAGCTTTACCTCACAGATCCAGCTGGCATGTGTAATGTAAGTTTGTGTATTGCTAGCACTTTTTTATACATAATTATGCCCAGTAAAagtttctttttgtgattttttttgtaaatgcTATTATAcccattatatttttctttttttatgtatactaACATCTGTTTTGtgtaaaaagaggaggaatatgTAAGAATAGgtgaaattatattatattaaacaaATCAAATACAACATGTAGATGCACAGAACAGATGATTTATGTGAAGTGCCTATTAATCTGATGCTACTAGGGAAAGGGTTGAaattttaacaaaaataataggaaaTGCTTGAAGACGCCCAAAATATGAAAAAGGATTAGATAGTAGAGAATAATCTTGTTTTCTAAGCAAGCCTTTTTCTCTCCACATTATGATATACAAATAAGAATATTTGTTG encodes:
- the Prosalpha7 gene encoding proteasome subunit alpha type-3, which codes for MSSIGTGYDLSASQFSPDGRVFQVEYAQKAVENSGTAVGLRCKDGVVFAVEKIITSKLYEPGANKRIFTVDTHAGIACAGLLADARAIVDVARIEASNYRAEYGMPIPCMLLAERVSTYLHAYTLYSAVRPYGCSVMIGAFDKDGPQLYLTDPAGMCNGFFGCAVGKAKQNAKTEIEKLKLKDLSCKDLVKEAAKIIYLVHDEVKDRHFELELSWVCKESGGRHQRVPKELYEEAERYAKAALVEDSSDEDEEM